A stretch of the bacterium genome encodes the following:
- a CDS encoding acyltransferase, producing the protein MSQAQAVPADWAQEFHQRLARSTIPGLDGIRALAVMLVIASHFGFESVNGAFGVLVFFVLSGFLITWLMLKEVDRTGTVSLRNFYKRRMLRIFPAFYAFWFLAVGITLVRDHPIHWGQAISSFFYVSNYYMALVPTGSALFGHTWSLSIEEQFYMLWPFLFLLGYRRLPRLARILAVAVLVVWIHRTLCHLVYGVRLEYIYRAFDTRMDHLAVGCLLAVLLKLGTLDGFARWVTRHSWYPVVTLLLLFGAQPLHESMTFTYVIGYAIEPLLVAILLIQVIWFADTGIWRMVENPVVRYLGRISYPLYLWQQLTLFTAKRISEGLPLLVQFAFAIAVTVAFASASYYLVEKPFLKLKNRF; encoded by the coding sequence ATGAGCCAGGCACAGGCAGTCCCCGCCGACTGGGCGCAGGAATTCCACCAGCGTCTTGCCCGCAGCACCATCCCGGGGCTGGACGGGATCCGCGCACTGGCCGTCATGCTGGTCATTGCCAGCCATTTCGGCTTCGAGAGCGTCAACGGCGCCTTCGGCGTCCTCGTATTCTTCGTCCTGAGCGGTTTCCTCATCACCTGGCTGATGTTGAAAGAGGTCGACCGAACGGGCACGGTCTCACTCAGGAATTTCTACAAGCGGCGTATGCTCCGGATCTTTCCGGCATTCTACGCCTTCTGGTTCCTGGCCGTGGGCATCACGCTCGTGCGCGACCATCCGATCCATTGGGGCCAGGCCATATCGTCGTTCTTCTATGTCAGCAACTATTACATGGCCCTGGTCCCCACCGGTTCGGCGCTGTTCGGCCATACCTGGTCGCTGAGCATCGAAGAGCAGTTCTACATGCTGTGGCCTTTCCTGTTCCTCTTGGGCTACCGACGTCTCCCGCGCCTGGCCCGGATTCTCGCGGTGGCGGTTCTGGTCGTCTGGATCCACCGCACGTTGTGCCATCTGGTCTACGGCGTGAGGCTGGAGTACATCTATCGTGCGTTCGACACCCGCATGGACCATCTGGCCGTCGGCTGCCTGCTCGCCGTACTGCTCAAGCTCGGCACGCTCGACGGCTTCGCGCGATGGGTCACCCGGCACAGCTGGTACCCGGTTGTAACGCTGCTGTTGTTGTTCGGCGCGCAGCCACTGCACGAATCGATGACGTTCACCTACGTCATCGGCTATGCGATCGAGCCTCTGCTCGTCGCCATTCTCCTGATCCAGGTGATCTGGTTCGCCGACACCGGTATCTGGCGCATGGTGGAAAATCCCGTGGTGAGATACCTCGGCCGGATCTCGTACCCGTTGTATCTGTGGCAGCAGCTCACGCTGTTCACGGCCAAGCGCATTTCGGAAGGGCTGCCGCTGCTGGTACAGTTCGCTTTCGCCATCGCCGTCACGGTGGCGTTTGCCTCGGCCAGCTATTACCTGGTAGAGAAGCCGTTTCTTAAACTCAAGAACCGATTCTAG
- a CDS encoding glycosyltransferase family 2 protein — MNSQSQPLVSVVMPCYNAGAYLELTLRSVLSQSVADLEILLVDDGSTDDPEAIVRAVGDPRVRFQRTPPSGGPSRPRNLGVEGARGRYVFFFDADDLMLPGKMAAQLELMEREPGLALTFTNFRVVDPQGATINNDFLAGYETFGRLRGLVAGGAGGLPRDAFYLGLLRANFIGTSSVAVRREVLAEVGGFDVGLASGEDIDLWLRIARNHDCGYVDIIGHAYRSHPTSVMHQFEARHPLARIEVVRRHLPYVTDPATRRTMIRRLADNHASLGYIWQVRGDAGLARGNYLASLRLAPSGAALGGYLKCLVGGPFLRRRPKGGA; from the coding sequence GTGAATTCGCAGTCTCAACCACTCGTCAGCGTGGTCATGCCCTGCTACAACGCCGGCGCCTACCTGGAGCTGACGCTGCGCAGCGTGCTGTCGCAGTCGGTCGCCGACCTCGAGATCCTGCTGGTCGACGACGGCTCGACCGACGATCCCGAGGCCATCGTGCGCGCCGTCGGGGATCCCCGGGTCCGCTTCCAGCGGACACCGCCCAGCGGCGGCCCGTCGCGCCCGCGCAACCTCGGGGTGGAGGGCGCCCGCGGGCGCTACGTGTTCTTCTTCGACGCCGACGACCTGATGCTGCCCGGCAAGATGGCCGCCCAGCTGGAACTGATGGAGCGGGAGCCCGGCCTGGCGCTCACGTTCACGAATTTCCGGGTCGTGGACCCCCAGGGCGCCACGATCAACAACGACTTCCTCGCCGGCTACGAGACGTTCGGCCGGCTGCGCGGGCTGGTCGCGGGCGGAGCCGGCGGCCTGCCGCGCGACGCCTTCTACCTGGGACTGCTGCGCGCCAACTTCATCGGCACCAGCAGCGTCGCCGTGCGGCGCGAGGTGCTGGCGGAAGTCGGCGGGTTCGACGTCGGCCTGGCTTCCGGGGAGGACATCGACCTCTGGCTGCGCATCGCGCGCAACCATGACTGCGGCTACGTGGACATCATCGGGCACGCCTACCGGAGCCACCCGACCAGCGTGATGCACCAGTTCGAGGCGCGCCACCCGTTGGCCCGGATCGAGGTCGTCCGGCGGCACCTGCCGTACGTCACCGATCCCGCCACCAGGCGTACCATGATCCGCCGCCTGGCCGACAACCACGCCAGCCTGGGTTACATCTGGCAGGTGCGGGGTGATGCGGGACTGGCGCGCGGCAACTACCTTGCCTCGCTTCGCCTGGCGCCTAGTGGGGCCGCGCTGGGCGGTTACCTGAAGTGCCTGGTGGGCGGCCCATTCCTGCGCCGCCGCCCGAAAGGTGGCGCCTGA
- a CDS encoding glycosyltransferase family 2 protein translates to MSIGLPVYNGENFLRQALESLCAQTLADLEIVISDNASTDATGAICREFAARDPRVRYIRQESNLGAGPNYNFVFHASRGRYFKWAAHDDYMDPEAMAVCAAALEADPQTVLCHPRLVDVDEHGGFLAEFDRGTAGLGTAPDRFFQVIQIGHNCAEVFGLTRRSTLLETGLIRDYTDSDRTLLGELALRGRLRQVDGARFYRRVHGRKSDKVFRTYHERAAWFNPANEGKLVLSAWNQLRDLLGSWRRCRLPLGQKLSCLWLLAKVTKWNAPLYRLELAWAWRHRFGSGRNTGRDHAGGATR, encoded by the coding sequence GTGAGCATCGGCCTGCCCGTGTACAACGGCGAGAATTTCCTGCGCCAGGCGCTCGAGTCGCTGTGCGCGCAGACGCTGGCCGACCTCGAGATCGTCATCTCGGACAATGCCTCGACGGACGCGACCGGGGCGATCTGCCGCGAGTTCGCCGCGCGAGATCCGCGCGTGCGCTACATCCGCCAGGAGTCCAACCTTGGCGCGGGTCCGAACTACAACTTCGTGTTCCACGCCTCGCGTGGCCGCTACTTCAAGTGGGCCGCCCACGACGACTATATGGATCCCGAGGCGATGGCCGTCTGCGCCGCCGCGCTCGAGGCCGACCCGCAGACCGTGCTGTGCCACCCCAGGCTGGTCGACGTCGACGAGCACGGCGGGTTCCTCGCCGAGTTCGACCGCGGCACGGCCGGGCTGGGGACGGCGCCGGACCGCTTCTTCCAGGTGATCCAGATCGGCCACAACTGTGCCGAGGTCTTCGGGCTCACGCGCCGTTCAACGCTGCTGGAAACCGGGCTCATCCGCGACTACACCGACAGCGACCGCACGCTGCTGGGCGAACTGGCGCTGCGCGGCCGCCTGCGGCAGGTCGATGGCGCCCGCTTCTACCGCCGTGTGCACGGGCGCAAGTCGGACAAGGTCTTTCGCACCTACCACGAGCGTGCGGCCTGGTTCAACCCGGCCAACGAGGGCAAGCTGGTGCTGTCGGCCTGGAACCAGCTGCGCGACCTGCTGGGCTCCTGGCGACGCTGCCGGCTGCCGCTGGGCCAGAAGCTGTCGTGCCTCTGGCTGCTGGCCAAGGTCACGAAGTGGAACGCGCCGCTGTACCGCCTCGAGCTGGCCTGGGCCTGGCGCCACCGCTTCGGGTCCGGCCGCAACACGGGCCGTGACCATGCCGGCGGCGCAACCCGATGA
- a CDS encoding nucleotide-binding protein yields MTILLRDDFRGDRRAGRALGPARGDDPARDGRDVEGVLSVDSGALRIAPPLHAGWGRTCLSYGPFPNEPGLAFSVLLLNGHNTSQSEVMADTLRSRLQRWAHGSGTAPVGRRLRRWLASGRVGRTVRQVRWWKLIAAGSTRVNLMDENLAVGLYPMPAGDPLREGAGFVMHADGPRNGELWTGAGGCWAPAVLSVQNVPVCYVAVVREDDVLLGAASLPGAHGLGALPAFRPLALVPRPGAAQLHAGLQQAVLGQIGFRADTRVHGVRVASLPGLGRQAAGAMVADRGLSGAELPGRQAPVGGTWMQEPGLWRLATSAAAGLLRVRLAPAELAADGVTLAWRAVGGDARWELRLTAGGARLVIAERGTRRELATAIWATAPDDVQVLDDGREVSVLAAGGLVFGQRFPAAAPEPGAAAPGVGLVLEGTKAPRGLLALEAYPRELPLPAELVAGQPWNPAAGETVAADPLAGIDGDLAGRTLPVGGRTWSRLRGQGVLAGAGAGSAAVQWRASPAAPLPDRTIYAIDWDDPGYAELEVTLTPPGSARGQREHGTAGFCLWQDEDHCLLVNTWLDDCYGGASLSSFFTIAGFEDLYDAIWTNVGGRITWGRPLRMKLVSDGLRYTVSLDGEPVLHRSLSDVYPGCRPLRITRVGLLGNWEWGADTGSRFADFRAAARPAAVRDVPGAKRD; encoded by the coding sequence ATGACCATCCTGCTGCGTGACGACTTCCGCGGCGACCGGCGCGCCGGTCGCGCTCTCGGCCCGGCCCGCGGCGACGATCCGGCGCGTGACGGCCGCGACGTCGAGGGCGTCCTCAGTGTCGACAGCGGGGCGTTGCGCATCGCGCCGCCCCTGCACGCCGGCTGGGGCCGCACCTGCCTGTCCTACGGCCCGTTCCCGAACGAGCCGGGGCTGGCTTTCTCGGTCCTGCTGCTCAACGGACACAACACCTCGCAATCCGAAGTGATGGCCGACACCCTGCGCTCGCGACTGCAGCGCTGGGCCCACGGCAGCGGTACGGCGCCCGTCGGCCGTCGGCTGCGGCGCTGGCTCGCGAGCGGCCGCGTGGGCCGCACGGTGCGGCAGGTGCGCTGGTGGAAGCTCATTGCCGCCGGCTCGACGCGCGTGAACCTGATGGACGAGAACCTGGCCGTGGGCCTGTACCCGATGCCCGCAGGCGACCCGCTGCGCGAAGGCGCGGGGTTCGTCATGCATGCCGATGGTCCGCGCAACGGCGAGCTCTGGACCGGCGCCGGCGGCTGCTGGGCGCCGGCGGTGCTCAGCGTGCAGAACGTGCCCGTCTGCTATGTCGCCGTCGTCCGTGAAGACGATGTGCTGCTGGGCGCCGCTTCGCTGCCCGGTGCCCACGGACTGGGGGCCCTGCCCGCTTTCCGGCCGCTGGCGCTGGTGCCGCGACCGGGCGCCGCGCAACTGCACGCGGGCCTGCAGCAGGCCGTGCTCGGCCAGATCGGCTTCCGGGCCGACACGCGCGTGCATGGGGTGCGGGTGGCGAGCCTGCCGGGGCTGGGCAGGCAGGCGGCGGGCGCGATGGTCGCCGACCGCGGCCTGTCGGGGGCGGAGCTTCCCGGTCGGCAGGCCCCGGTGGGCGGCACCTGGATGCAGGAGCCCGGCCTGTGGCGGCTCGCGACGTCTGCCGCGGCGGGGCTGCTGCGCGTCCGGTTGGCCCCGGCGGAACTCGCTGCGGACGGCGTGACGCTGGCCTGGCGGGCCGTGGGCGGCGACGCGCGCTGGGAACTGCGCCTGACGGCCGGTGGGGCGCGCCTGGTGATCGCCGAACGGGGTACGCGCCGCGAGCTGGCGACGGCAATCTGGGCGACGGCGCCGGACGACGTGCAGGTGCTCGACGACGGCCGCGAGGTGTCGGTGCTCGCGGCGGGAGGCCTTGTGTTCGGGCAGCGGTTCCCGGCCGCGGCACCGGAGCCGGGCGCCGCAGCGCCAGGCGTGGGCCTCGTGCTCGAAGGAACGAAAGCGCCGCGCGGGCTGCTCGCGCTGGAAGCCTATCCCCGCGAGTTGCCGCTGCCGGCAGAGCTCGTGGCCGGGCAGCCCTGGAACCCGGCAGCCGGCGAGACCGTCGCGGCCGACCCGCTGGCGGGCATCGACGGCGACCTGGCCGGACGCACGCTGCCGGTCGGCGGTCGCACCTGGAGCCGCCTGCGCGGCCAGGGTGTCCTGGCGGGTGCCGGCGCCGGATCCGCAGCCGTGCAGTGGCGCGCCAGTCCCGCAGCGCCGTTGCCCGACCGCACGATCTACGCCATCGACTGGGACGACCCGGGCTACGCCGAATTGGAAGTGACCTTGACCCCGCCGGGCAGCGCCCGCGGTCAGCGCGAACACGGCACGGCGGGGTTCTGCCTGTGGCAGGACGAGGACCATTGCCTGCTGGTCAACACCTGGCTCGACGACTGCTATGGCGGTGCCTCGCTGTCGTCGTTCTTCACCATCGCCGGGTTCGAGGACCTCTACGACGCGATCTGGACCAATGTCGGCGGGCGCATCACGTGGGGGCGCCCGTTGCGCATGAAGCTGGTCAGCGACGGCCTGCGCTACACGGTGAGCCTGGATGGCGAGCCGGTACTGCACCGGTCGCTGTCCGACGTCTATCCGGGCTGCAGGCCGCTGCGCATCACGCGTGTGGGGCTGCTCGGCAATTGGGAGTGGGGCGCCGACACCGGCAGCCGCTTCGCGGATTTCAGGGCGGCGGCGCGGCCGGCCGCCGTGCGGGATGTGCCGGGGGCTAAACGTGACTGA
- a CDS encoding GtrA family protein, translating into MDKPAPVRAKVLGMFASRQFLAYLGVGLVGTGGHYLTLVALVRWARLDPVAATTCGFAVGAVINYFANYHLTFRSRRGHAGTMPRFFAIALAGMGVNAGMMAACHRGLGLHYLLSQVAATGTVVVLTYLGNRFWTFREVRHD; encoded by the coding sequence ATGGACAAGCCGGCACCGGTGCGTGCTAAGGTGCTGGGCATGTTCGCTTCGCGCCAGTTCCTGGCCTACCTCGGCGTGGGCCTGGTGGGCACCGGCGGTCACTACCTGACCCTGGTGGCGCTCGTGCGGTGGGCGCGCCTGGATCCGGTGGCGGCCACCACCTGCGGCTTCGCGGTCGGGGCGGTCATCAACTACTTCGCCAACTACCACCTGACCTTCCGCAGCCGCCGGGGACACGCGGGCACCATGCCCCGGTTCTTCGCGATCGCGCTGGCGGGCATGGGCGTCAACGCCGGCATGATGGCGGCCTGCCACCGCGGGCTGGGGCTGCACTACCTGCTGTCCCAGGTGGCCGCGACGGGCACCGTGGTGGTACTCACGTACCTGGGCAATCGGTTCTGGACCTTCCGTGAGGTGCGTCATGACTGA